Proteins encoded by one window of Manis pentadactyla isolate mManPen7 chromosome X, mManPen7.hap1, whole genome shotgun sequence:
- the LOC118925251 gene encoding U6 snRNA-associated Sm-like protein LSm5, which produces WANVTTNLSQLVPLELVDKCIGSRIHIVVKSDKEIVGMLLGFDYFVNMILEDATEFEITQEGRITKLDQFLLNGNNITMLVPGGEGP; this is translated from the coding sequence tggGCTAACGTGACCACAAACCTGTCGCAGCTAGTACCGCTCGAGCTTGTGGACAAATGTATAGGATCGAGAATTCACATTGTGGTGAAGAGTGATAAGGAAATTGTTGGCATGCTTCTAGGATTTGATTACTTTGTCAATATGATACTGGAGGATGCCACTGAGTTTGAAATCACACAGGAAGGAAGGATTACTAAATTAGATCAGTTTTTgctaaatggaaataatataacAATGCTTGTTCCTGGAGGAGAAGGACCTTAA